The DNA segment ACCAATCAAAATTATGGTAAAGTAGCCGAAAAATTAAAAACAAAAATATCTGTAGGGGAATAATCGTCATTTCATCCATATTGTTGGGATTACGATTAATGCTACAAAGAGAAGTCTATTTTTTCGGCAAACTAAGCCAATCTCGCGATTTTATTGTTTCCGATAATCTTCAAGCCGACGATAAACATTTTTGGGACGGCTGGTTTGGCCGTTGCACCAGCCAAGACAGATTAATCCCGTTTACCCGAAAAACATTTGCCGCGCCGCGAATTTGGCTGTTTTGCATCAAACTATCCGACGGTATGGCTTATACGGGCATCACCGCTCTCAGCGCCGACCAAACCGGCAGGCAATATCCTTTCGTATTATTCTGCAAACCCGACTCTCATTCCGACTTATCAGATTCCGTCAGCTTTATTGCTGAAAAAACAGATTTCTTCCGCAACACCTTAAACAACGGCAAGTGTGTTATCGAAAATTGCTTTAACGCCGGCACAAGCCATAGCCCCGTTCTTTTATCCGAACCTTTCCGAAACTATTTATCTCATTCAGGCGATACCGGCAGTTTTTGGCAGGAAAGCGAAAGCGGCCGCCATATAGAACACGAAGGCGAGCTCTCGTGTTCTCTGTTTAATAAATTATTTGGATCGTAAACTGATGAAAACATTTTCCCGATGGGACGAACCTATTTCCGCCGATGCTCCTGAAGGGGTGAATATCGAATACGACAGCCGCTTTCTGGAGCTGCAAAGTGCTGCCGAAGGCAAGCCCGAGCAACAATACGGCGACACCATTATTCCTGCGGAAGAACCGGATTGGGCAACGGTAGAGAAATTATGCAACCAATTACTGGCCGAATCGAAAGACCTGCGCGTCTTGGCTTATTACACGCAAGCTCTCACTGCCAAACATGGGCTTGTCGGATTCTGCGCCGGCTGCGAAGCCGTTAAAGCCAATATTGATTCATATTGGGATTCGGTTTTCCCTAAGCTCGAAGATGAAGACGGTGAATACGACCCGTTTTACCGCATCAATGCGCTCAGTTCTTTTACTACGCTCGACGGCATCGTTAAAGAAATTTTTCCGTCCAAACTGCTGGTAAACGGGCTGACCCAGCAACCGGTTACCGTCAAAGAAGCGGTTTCGGTGTTACAAGGCAATGATCCGCAAAGCTATCCGGGCGGAAAAGACCGGCTGATGCTCGACATCAGGGTAAGTGCCGACACCGGCAAGCCGGAATTGGTGGCTTTGATCCAAGCATTAGGCCATCTGAAAGACATCCAAAATACTTTCTCAACCAAGCTGCAAGACGAGCATTCCCTCAATTTCGAGGTCATTCAAAAGCCGCTCACCCTGATTCATAAAGCCGTCAATTACAACGACGGCAGCACACCGCAGCCGCAACAGGTAGAGCAAACAGACCACACAGCCGAAACTTCTGCCCCAACCGGCACACAAGAGCAAACGGCTTTCCAAGATGCCGATGCGTGGCGCCGTCTGAATATCAAAAACCGCGCCGATGTCGATTTGGCTTTGGAGAAAATCTGCGTCTATTTTGAAACCCTTGAGCCCAGCCACCCTGCCCCGCTGTTTATCCGCAGGGTGCAACGCCTGATGAACATGGATTTCTACGACATCATGAAAGACATCAGTCCGGAAAGCATTGCCAATCTCGAAGTTTTAATCGGCAAGCCGGACGAAGAAACAGGAACTTCCGACGACTGAAACGGTCTAGGATTAATGCACTAAAGTTTGTTGGAAAACAACTTTAACAATTTTAGAGGTTAGCGAAAATGTCACGAAACAAATCATCTGGTCAAAAGTTTATCGCCCGCAACCGGGCACCGCGCGTACAAATCGAGTACGACGTAGAGCTGTATGGTTCTGAGAAAAAAATCGAACTGCCGTTTGTAATGGGCGTGATGGCTGATTTGGTCGGCAAACCTGTCGAACCGCTTCCCGATTTGGCAGAACGCAAGTTTTTGGAAATCGACGTAGATAATTTCGACGAGCGTATGAAAGCCCTCAAACCGCGCGTGGCCTTCAACGTGAAAAACACGCTTACCGGCGAAGGCAATTTGAACGTAGAACTCGAATTTGAAAGCATGGACGATTTCTCACCCGCCGCAGTAGCCAAAAAAGTAGAACCTCTAAACGAGCTTTTGCAAGCGCGCACGGAGCTTTCCAACCTGCTCTCATACATGGACGGCAAGAGCGGTGCGGAGGAATTGATCGGAAAAGTCTTGGGCGACAGCGAGCTGCTGAAAAGCCTTGCGGCCGCACCCAAAGCAACACCCAAAGACGGGCAGTAATTTCGGATGAAAACCAATAAAGCGAGAGTGAATCATGGCTGAAAAGCAATTAGATATCCAAGGGGGCGGCGGCGCGCAAACCGCGTTTGCAGCGAGCGAATTTGAACAGCTGCTGCAAAAAGAATTCAAACCCAAAACCGAAGAAGCCAAAAGTGCCGTAACCAATGCCGTAGCAACATTGGCGCAACAAGCCTTGCAAAATGTCGTTACGATTTCAGACGACACTTATCAAACCATCGAAGCAATCATTGCCGAACTCGACAGAAAACTTTCCGAACAAATCAATCTGATTCTGCACCACGAAGATTTTCAAAAGCTGGAAGGCGAATGGCGCGGTTTGCATCATTTGGTTACCAATACCGAAACCGACACCCTGCTGAAAATCAAAGTATTGCCGATTTCTAAAAAAGAAGTCGCCCGCAACCTGAAGCGCTTTAAAGGCACGGCTTGGGATCAAAGCCCGCTGTTCAAACGCATTTACGAAGAAGAATACGGCCAGTTCGGCGGCGAACCTTTCGGCTGCTTGGTTGGCGACTATTATTTCGACCATTCCGCACCCGATGTGGAAATGCTCAGCAGTCTCGAAAAAATTGCCGCAGCCGCACACTGCCCGTTTATCGCCGGCGCATCGCCCAAACTGATGCAGATGGAATCTTGGCAGGAATTGGCCAATCCGCGCGACTTAAGCAAAATCTTCCAAAACGCCGAATACGCACCGTGGCGCAGCTTGCGTGATTCCGAAGATTCACGCTACATCGGCTTGGCCTTACCGCGTTTCTTGTCGCGCCTGCCTTATGGTGCCGGCACCAATCCTGTGGACGAATTCGATTTTGAAGAAGAAACCGAAGGCGCGGATCACAACAAATACACTTGGGCCAACGCAGCCTATGCGATGGCGGTAAACATCAACCGCTCGTTCAAATACTACGGTTGGTGTACTTCTATCCGCGGCGTGGAATCCGGCGGTATCGTTGAAAACCTGCCCTGTCACACCTTCCCGACCGACGACGGCGGCGTGGACATGAAATGCCCGACAGAAATCGCCATCAGCGACCGTCGCGAAGCCGAGCTGGCAGCATTGGGCTTTATGCCGCTGATCCACCGCAAAAATACCGATTTGGCAGCGTTTATCGGCGCACAATCCCTGCACAAGCCTGCCGAATATTATGATCCCGATGCTACGGCCAATGCCCGTTTGTCCGCCCGCCTGCCTTATCTGTTTGCATGCTGCCGCTTCGCCCACTATCTGAAATGTATCGTGCGCGACAAAGTCGGCTCTTTCCGCGAACGCGAAGACATGGAACGCTGGCTTAACGAATGGATTATGAATTATGTAGACGGCGACCCGATTAACTCTACCCAAGAAACAAAAGCCCGCAAACCGTTGGCGGCGGCGGAAGTAGTGGTTGAAGAAGTGGAAGACAACCCCGGATACTACACTTCCAAATTCTTCCTGCGTCCGCACTACCAACTTGAGGGGCTTACCGTTTCATTGCGCTTGGTTTCCAAACTGCCTTCGGCTAAACAGGAATAGTCGGGTTTGGTTTATTTAGTCGGGCATACTCGTGCCCTGTTGTCTGATCGCTTAAATTTCTTAACAAGGAGAGTAAAACATGGCTATTGATATGTTCATGAAAGTTGAAGGTGTAAACGGCGAATCAAAAGATGCCAACCACAAAGACTGGACCAATATCGAAAGTTTCGACTGGGGTGCCGAACAACCCGGTTCGATGACCAGCGGCGGCGGCGGCGGTGCCGGCAAAGTGAATTTTAACGACTTGACCGTAGTGGCCGCCATCGACAAAGCCGCTCCGACCATTCTGAAAAACTGTGCTACCGGCCAACACTTGAGCAAAGTAGAAATCTCCGTGTGCAAAGCCGGCGGCGAGCAAATCGAATATTCGCGCACCACATTGGAAGACGTTTTGGTAACCGGTGTGAAATTCATCGGCGTACAAGGCAATGACGCGCTGAAAATGCGTTACTCATTCCAAGCTGCCAAAGTGAAAAACCAATATTGGGAACAAACCGATAAAGGTTCCAAAGGCGCCGAAGTTCAGATGGCCTTCAACATCAAAGAAAATAAATCTGCATAATCTTTATGTACGTTTAGTTGGAGAAGCCTGGCTTAAAAGGCGTTTTAAGTCAGGCTTTACATATATACACTTTTCAGACGGCCTCTACCCTTCTTGAAAAGTTGATTCGGGCTTTCGCTCTTACTGCACTTTCTACAAAAATAAACAAGGAGTTGCTGAGATGGATTTGAAAACTAAATTATCGGACATGATTGAACTGGTGCGTTCAAATCCCGACAATCAGGAACACCGTTTGGCATTGATTCAATATCTCTGCCTGTGCGCAAAATGGGATCAGGCGCTGAAACAGATCGGGCAATACCAAAAGCTCTTCCCCAACACCCAAAAGCCCCTGATGCTCTACCTCATTGAAAACATCGAAGCAGAAATGCGCCGCCAAGCCGTTTTAGCGGCACAGCAAAAGCCGAAAACGCTGGAACAGCACGCCGGCAAGCTCGATATTCTGCAAAAACAACTCTCTTTGGTCGCCCATGTGGCAGAACAAAAAGGCGCGGCCCTTGCCGACGGCTATGCCGCTTTATCCGACGACATCGACGAAACACCGGTAAACATTACCTATCTTCTGACAGACAAATCGGTTGCCGATGCATCCGGCAGCTGGATCATAGACGGCGACGTGCGCACCGCTTTCGTTTACGAATACTTCTACCGCGGTCAATACTACTGGCAAACTTGGGGCTCCATCGAAAGCATTTCTTTCAAAGCACCCGCCTCCTTGCTCGACGTGATTTGGAGGCCGTCTGAAATCACATTCAGCCACGGCGAATGCATCCAATGCACCAGCCCCGCCCGCTATGCCGTTTTACCCGAGGCAGAATCGGAATGGTCGGATCTGCTGCTGCAATGCGCGCAAACCGACTGGGTTGAAGCGGCAGACCAGCTTTTCACCGGCATCGGCCAGAAGATGCTGTACACCGACAACCACGATTTCGGCCTGTTGGATATTCGCAGCATTAAATTCGGGCAACACCGTTAAACCCACCCATCCGTCAGCCACGGCAATTAATCATGTCGCCATTCAAAAACCAACTGCTGCCCTCTTTGTTCGACAGACTCACCGACGAAGAGCCGCGCAAAAAAAAAGAAGCACGACCCGATCAGGCCATCAATCTTGACCAATATCGGCAAGCCGTGCTGCGCGATATTCTTTACCTGCTGAACACCTGCAACCTGCAAGCGGAAACCATGGAGCAACACCTGCCCGCAAACGTGCGTTCTTCCACGCTCAACTACGGCATTCCGCCCCTTTCCGGCGTTAATTTTTCCGACATAGAATGGCAGGACGTGGAGCAAAACATCAAGCAAGCCATTCTCGATTTCGAACCGCGGCTCGACAACAAATCGCTGCAAGTGATTGTGAACACCGAAGACGATGACGACGATGCCTTGCACAACAAACTGATTATTGAAATCAAAGGCCATCTGAAACTCAACCCTTATCCAAAAGAATTCCTGCTGCGAACCAGCATGGATATCGAAACCGGGCTGTTTAATTTATTAGAAGGGGGAACGGGCCGTGAATAACAAATTACTGTCTTATTACAATAAAGAACTGGCCTTCCTGAAAGAAATGGGCAGGGAGTTTGCGCTCAAATATCCCAAAGTGGCTTCCCGACTGGCCTTAGATACTTCCGACATTCCCGACCCTTACGTCGAACGGCTGCTGGAAGGCGTGAGCTTTCTCACCGCCCGCACCCAGCTTAAACTGGATGCGGAATATCCCCGTTTCGTGCAAAGAATTTTAGAAGTCGTTTACCCCGACTTCATCAACCAAAAACCGGCGGCAGCCATTGTCAATTTAGAGCCCGCCGGCCAATACAACGCCGATGTTATCAATCTGCTGGAGCGAGGCAGAATATTGAGGTCGCTGCCGATTGACGAATTCAAGGTAAGCTGCCCGTTTTCGGTAACCAAAACCACCGAAATCCTGCCGCTGCGTATAGAAAAAGCCAAATATACCGATTCGCTCGGCTATTTGCCGGGTGCGCTTCCCATGCTCAAACTCTCTTCCGGCAAAAAAGTGCAATCCGCCCTGCGCTTGGATTTTTCGCTCAGCGTGCCCGGGGCGTGTTCGCAAATGCTGCCGGACACATTGCCTGTATTTTTAGGCACGGAGCTTTCCAAGTCGTCTTCTTTGCTGTTCCTGCTGGCTTCCGAATGCGTGGGCGTAGTCTGCCACAGTTATGAAAACCCCAAACAATGGCACTTCCTGCTGCCGTCCAAACCGGAACACAGCGGATTTAGCGAAGACGAAGCCTTGTCTTTCAATCTGGACAAATCGGTCAGCGCGTTTCGGATTCTTCAGGAATATGCGCGGTTGCCGGAAAAATTCCTGTTTATTGCCCAAAAAGATATCAAGCAAGCTGTCCAGCAGGCCGAAAAAGAAGGCCATCTGCCCAAAGTGCCCGAACAGTTGGAAGAAATCGTGAGCGATAAGGGCATCAATAAAAAAATCATCACTTACCGCAAACGCTATTT comes from the Neisseria dumasiana genome and includes:
- the tagF gene encoding type VI secretion system-associated protein TagF, whose translation is MLQREVYFFGKLSQSRDFIVSDNLQADDKHFWDGWFGRCTSQDRLIPFTRKTFAAPRIWLFCIKLSDGMAYTGITALSADQTGRQYPFVLFCKPDSHSDLSDSVSFIAEKTDFFRNTLNNGKCVIENCFNAGTSHSPVLLSEPFRNYLSHSGDTGSFWQESESGRHIEHEGELSCSLFNKLFGS
- the tssA gene encoding type VI secretion system protein TssA; its protein translation is MKTFSRWDEPISADAPEGVNIEYDSRFLELQSAAEGKPEQQYGDTIIPAEEPDWATVEKLCNQLLAESKDLRVLAYYTQALTAKHGLVGFCAGCEAVKANIDSYWDSVFPKLEDEDGEYDPFYRINALSSFTTLDGIVKEIFPSKLLVNGLTQQPVTVKEAVSVLQGNDPQSYPGGKDRLMLDIRVSADTGKPELVALIQALGHLKDIQNTFSTKLQDEHSLNFEVIQKPLTLIHKAVNYNDGSTPQPQQVEQTDHTAETSAPTGTQEQTAFQDADAWRRLNIKNRADVDLALEKICVYFETLEPSHPAPLFIRRVQRLMNMDFYDIMKDISPESIANLEVLIGKPDEETGTSDD
- the tssB gene encoding type VI secretion system contractile sheath small subunit, giving the protein MSRNKSSGQKFIARNRAPRVQIEYDVELYGSEKKIELPFVMGVMADLVGKPVEPLPDLAERKFLEIDVDNFDERMKALKPRVAFNVKNTLTGEGNLNVELEFESMDDFSPAAVAKKVEPLNELLQARTELSNLLSYMDGKSGAEELIGKVLGDSELLKSLAAAPKATPKDGQ
- the tssC gene encoding type VI secretion system contractile sheath large subunit produces the protein MAEKQLDIQGGGGAQTAFAASEFEQLLQKEFKPKTEEAKSAVTNAVATLAQQALQNVVTISDDTYQTIEAIIAELDRKLSEQINLILHHEDFQKLEGEWRGLHHLVTNTETDTLLKIKVLPISKKEVARNLKRFKGTAWDQSPLFKRIYEEEYGQFGGEPFGCLVGDYYFDHSAPDVEMLSSLEKIAAAAHCPFIAGASPKLMQMESWQELANPRDLSKIFQNAEYAPWRSLRDSEDSRYIGLALPRFLSRLPYGAGTNPVDEFDFEEETEGADHNKYTWANAAYAMAVNINRSFKYYGWCTSIRGVESGGIVENLPCHTFPTDDGGVDMKCPTEIAISDRREAELAALGFMPLIHRKNTDLAAFIGAQSLHKPAEYYDPDATANARLSARLPYLFACCRFAHYLKCIVRDKVGSFREREDMERWLNEWIMNYVDGDPINSTQETKARKPLAAAEVVVEEVEDNPGYYTSKFFLRPHYQLEGLTVSLRLVSKLPSAKQE
- a CDS encoding Hcp family type VI secretion system effector encodes the protein MAIDMFMKVEGVNGESKDANHKDWTNIESFDWGAEQPGSMTSGGGGGAGKVNFNDLTVVAAIDKAAPTILKNCATGQHLSKVEISVCKAGGEQIEYSRTTLEDVLVTGVKFIGVQGNDALKMRYSFQAAKVKNQYWEQTDKGSKGAEVQMAFNIKENKSA
- a CDS encoding type VI secretion system accessory protein TagJ → MDLKTKLSDMIELVRSNPDNQEHRLALIQYLCLCAKWDQALKQIGQYQKLFPNTQKPLMLYLIENIEAEMRRQAVLAAQQKPKTLEQHAGKLDILQKQLSLVAHVAEQKGAALADGYAALSDDIDETPVNITYLLTDKSVADASGSWIIDGDVRTAFVYEYFYRGQYYWQTWGSIESISFKAPASLLDVIWRPSEITFSHGECIQCTSPARYAVLPEAESEWSDLLLQCAQTDWVEAADQLFTGIGQKMLYTDNHDFGLLDIRSIKFGQHR
- the tssE gene encoding type VI secretion system baseplate subunit TssE: MSPFKNQLLPSLFDRLTDEEPRKKKEARPDQAINLDQYRQAVLRDILYLLNTCNLQAETMEQHLPANVRSSTLNYGIPPLSGVNFSDIEWQDVEQNIKQAILDFEPRLDNKSLQVIVNTEDDDDDALHNKLIIEIKGHLKLNPYPKEFLLRTSMDIETGLFNLLEGGTGRE